Proteins from a genomic interval of Rubinisphaera italica:
- a CDS encoding DUF1501 domain-containing protein has translation MWNRRDFMKATAATAAGTTLTPNVMFGSEAEAKHALQLGKAEHCIMLWLGGGAAQMDTFDPKRVTKDGLKDPGSAYPAIDTVVPGVQLCEHLPNMAKIMDRCTVVRSVHHDVIDEHAAASYRMHIGRPTSGTIIYPALGSVITNQKEPISHKVPQYVLMGQPTPGRQPGFLGAEYGFVYLTDTRSGPKGLSRPPRITTERQSRRESILADLTRHYEKSHADEVKVQSYLKAVKQGFDLAGPEFMSVFDLDREPADLRNAYGEEFGQRCLLARRLVERGTRFVEVSFNLTFVNGTGWDTHREGQKKQHLLIQSLDKAFSALVTDLEEKNLLNKTLICISSEFGRPASFDGAGGRGHHSKAFSTVLAGGGLQHGRAVGETDELAQKIVGGRSVTVPDWFATIFATMGIEPHLELYAGDRPVPITDGGVPIEELFAKS, from the coding sequence ATGTGGAATCGACGTGACTTTATGAAAGCAACTGCAGCGACTGCTGCAGGAACGACACTGACTCCAAACGTGATGTTTGGCTCAGAGGCCGAAGCCAAGCATGCACTTCAACTGGGGAAAGCGGAGCATTGCATTATGCTTTGGCTTGGCGGTGGAGCCGCCCAGATGGATACATTCGACCCAAAGCGTGTGACCAAAGATGGACTGAAAGATCCGGGCTCTGCTTACCCGGCTATCGACACCGTCGTTCCGGGAGTCCAATTGTGCGAACATCTGCCGAATATGGCAAAGATAATGGATCGCTGCACGGTCGTGCGTTCAGTCCATCATGATGTCATTGATGAGCATGCCGCGGCTTCGTATCGTATGCACATCGGTCGCCCGACAAGTGGAACAATCATCTATCCCGCACTTGGTTCGGTCATTACAAATCAGAAAGAACCGATCTCCCATAAAGTTCCCCAGTATGTGTTAATGGGACAGCCGACTCCCGGTCGCCAACCCGGTTTTCTGGGAGCCGAGTATGGCTTTGTGTATCTGACGGATACGAGATCGGGACCAAAGGGATTGTCTCGACCACCACGAATCACAACCGAACGTCAAAGCCGACGGGAATCGATTCTGGCCGATTTGACGCGTCATTATGAAAAATCCCACGCGGATGAAGTGAAGGTGCAATCCTACCTGAAAGCCGTCAAGCAGGGGTTTGATCTGGCTGGTCCAGAGTTTATGTCGGTGTTCGATCTCGATCGTGAACCCGCCGATTTACGCAATGCCTACGGCGAAGAATTTGGCCAACGCTGTCTGCTGGCTCGTCGTCTCGTTGAACGGGGTACTCGATTTGTGGAAGTCTCATTCAATCTGACATTCGTCAACGGCACCGGCTGGGATACACACCGCGAAGGTCAGAAAAAACAACACCTGCTCATTCAAAGTCTCGACAAAGCTTTCTCGGCTCTCGTGACCGACCTCGAAGAGAAAAATCTACTCAACAAAACCTTGATCTGCATCAGTTCTGAATTCGGGCGACCTGCCAGTTTCGATGGAGCAGGCGGACGTGGACATCACTCAAAAGCCTTCAGCACCGTACTCGCAGGTGGCGGATTGCAGCACGGCAGAGCCGTCGGCGAGACCGATGAACTGGCTCAGAAAATTGTCGGCGGAAGAAGCGTCACTGTGCCAGACTGGTTCGCGACCATTTTTGCAACGATGGGCATCGAACCCCATCTGGAATTATACGCTGGTGATCGCCCTGTACCGATCACTGATGGCGGCGTTCCGATTGAAGAGTTGTTTGCAAAATCATGA
- a CDS encoding NAD(P)/FAD-dependent oxidoreductase produces MNSRTEYDVLIIGQGLAGTCLAWQLLRRGQRVMVIDREESVTSSKIAAGLMTPVTGKRSVLSWRYSEFFEEAARFYRDIEQQTESSFLNLRNYTRIFRSEHERTDFIEKRADKLDSIRFELRDSDGTDLTAFHAPEGGLQIKEIGQLQVAKFLEVSRDWFRQKESYRAAEIDPVHDVQIEQNRVVLDSLECSAKRIVYCRGAEDRFHPLFSSLPFLPAKGEILTMQISNISAENVISQGIWLAPNEEGHFRVGSTYDWDHLNQEPTAQGRDQILKTLSGILRKSPHEIINHQAAVRPAMNDQKPLACFHPEQPRVGILNGLGSKGSLQAPWLAKQMAEHIATGRELDPEIDGRRKLNSCPS; encoded by the coding sequence ATGAACTCTCGAACCGAATATGACGTCCTGATTATCGGACAGGGTTTAGCCGGGACATGCCTGGCGTGGCAGTTATTGCGTCGTGGCCAACGCGTGATGGTGATTGATCGAGAGGAATCGGTCACCTCTTCCAAAATTGCGGCTGGCCTGATGACTCCGGTCACCGGTAAACGTTCTGTTCTCAGCTGGCGTTATTCGGAATTCTTTGAGGAAGCTGCTCGTTTCTATCGGGATATCGAGCAGCAAACCGAATCCTCATTTCTGAATTTACGAAACTATACGCGCATCTTTCGCAGCGAGCATGAGCGTACTGACTTCATCGAAAAACGAGCCGACAAGCTCGATTCAATTCGCTTCGAACTTCGCGATTCCGACGGTACAGATCTCACTGCATTTCATGCTCCAGAGGGGGGATTGCAAATCAAAGAGATCGGCCAATTGCAGGTCGCGAAATTCCTGGAGGTTTCGCGTGACTGGTTTCGACAAAAAGAAAGTTATCGAGCGGCTGAAATTGATCCCGTCCACGATGTGCAGATTGAGCAGAATCGTGTCGTACTGGATTCGCTGGAATGTTCTGCGAAACGTATCGTCTACTGTCGTGGAGCAGAAGATCGATTTCATCCCCTGTTTTCATCCTTGCCATTTTTACCGGCCAAGGGGGAAATCCTGACGATGCAGATTTCAAATATTTCTGCCGAGAATGTGATCAGTCAGGGGATCTGGCTGGCTCCCAACGAAGAAGGCCACTTTCGAGTGGGCTCTACTTATGACTGGGATCACTTGAACCAGGAACCAACAGCACAAGGACGTGATCAGATTTTAAAAACACTGAGCGGAATCTTACGAAAATCTCCGCATGAAATCATCAATCATCAGGCGGCTGTTCGACCGGCGATGAATGATCAGAAACCGCTCGCCTGTTTCCATCCTGAACAGCCTCGCGTTGGAATTCTGAATGGACTCGGATCAAAAGGATCGTTGCAGGCTCCCTGGCTGGCAAAGCAAATGGCCGAGCACATTGCGACGGGGCGTGAACTTGATCCTGAAATTGACGGACGCAGAAAGTTGAACTCATGCCCCAGTTGA
- a CDS encoding class I SAM-dependent methyltransferase: protein MPQLTDLAHAAITQVVKPGDIVLDATVGNGHDTLYLSKLVGSEGRVIAFDIQPNAIVQAQERIRNAGRENVSWYLLDHARLTEILTEEQIPEVTAIMFNLGYLPGGDHQIVTRCGSTLKAIRSGLQALAVNGVMTILAYIGHSGGLEEAVAIETFLNKLDSETYETQFDYGNSPKSPRLLIVKRTADERG, encoded by the coding sequence ATGCCCCAGTTGACGGATTTGGCTCATGCGGCAATTACGCAGGTCGTCAAGCCTGGCGATATTGTACTTGATGCAACTGTTGGCAATGGGCACGATACTCTGTATTTATCGAAACTTGTCGGTTCAGAAGGCAGAGTTATCGCTTTCGACATCCAACCGAATGCAATTGTGCAAGCTCAAGAGAGAATCCGAAATGCGGGTCGCGAAAATGTCAGCTGGTATCTGCTTGACCATGCGCGCCTGACTGAGATTTTAACGGAAGAACAGATTCCTGAAGTGACCGCCATTATGTTCAACCTCGGTTATTTGCCGGGAGGTGATCATCAAATCGTGACTCGGTGCGGTTCGACTTTGAAAGCGATCCGTTCAGGACTACAGGCTCTTGCCGTCAACGGAGTGATGACAATCCTCGCTTACATCGGTCACTCGGGTGGACTAGAAGAAGCAGTGGCGATTGAGACTTTTCTGAATAAGTTGGATTCAGAGACCTATGAAACTCAGTTCGATTATGGAAACTCGCCAAAGAGTCCACGGCTGTTGATTGTGAAAAGAACCGCGGATGAACGCGGATGA
- a CDS encoding 3-keto-disaccharide hydrolase: MKFAILALTVGVAAGLSSSPLQAEDKAGWIDLLPENKLETHWQTKGNWSINDEGVVTLTPRPGESGWTRYDSYLWLNKQHRNFACSFEYQVGEHGNSGFYFHVADLTNPVQQGIEVQIYDSHGQEKLTDHTSGGVIPKIPPTAQNAKPAGEWNHFEIICKDDQLTVILNEKVVNEVDLSQGPLASRPKTGYIGFQDHGLPLMLQKIKLRELP, from the coding sequence ATGAAATTCGCAATCCTGGCTCTAACCGTGGGAGTGGCTGCGGGCCTCTCATCAAGTCCTCTCCAAGCCGAAGATAAAGCCGGTTGGATTGATTTGCTTCCCGAGAATAAACTCGAAACTCACTGGCAGACTAAAGGAAACTGGAGTATTAACGACGAAGGTGTTGTCACACTGACGCCCCGACCCGGCGAATCCGGCTGGACCAGGTACGATTCCTACCTGTGGCTCAATAAGCAACATCGGAACTTTGCCTGCTCTTTTGAATATCAAGTCGGAGAACACGGCAACAGCGGGTTTTATTTCCACGTCGCCGATCTAACCAATCCTGTGCAGCAGGGCATCGAAGTGCAAATCTACGATTCTCACGGCCAGGAAAAACTGACCGACCACACTTCCGGCGGCGTCATCCCTAAAATTCCACCGACTGCTCAAAACGCAAAACCTGCTGGCGAATGGAACCATTTTGAGATCATCTGCAAAGACGATCAATTGACCGTCATCCTGAATGAAAAAGTTGTCAACGAAGTCGACCTTTCTCAAGGCCCACTGGCGAGCCGTCCCAAGACCGGCTACATCGGGTTTCAGGATCATGGACTGCCACTCATGCTGCAGAAAATCAAACTCCGCGAACTTCCATAA
- a CDS encoding DUF1501 domain-containing protein — protein sequence MTAQTSYSGNNFRCGGPVSRRAFLQAGALGIGGFGLTDFLRLKAEAGQTVGPDHPAVIFVWLPGGPPHMEMYDLKPEAPSDYRGEYWPINTNVPGLDVCEHMPMHAQCADRYTIIRSISHEFADHGGGHKRFLTGRKPKTPTGFVNDAPMIGSIVAKAFEHRNVGLPNYVSGTNAGRAGVDTYSFGAAYLGSTYVPFNVPGDPSEEKFEIKNLSLDKRIADRLDDRNMLLNDIDAIRREVDNSGMMTSMDRFNEQAVNMLTSPKARDAFDLTREDDATRDRYGHHAWGQRALMARRLVEAGCTFVTMVMENPYQSGVEWLKNGTYNWDSHAVNCHLFDDTKLRLPIYDRAVTALVEDLYARGLDQRVLLVVTGEFGRTPRISHRKGTKTGVEQPGRDHWPGAMSMLVSGGGLKMGQVIGSTNSKGEHPQDRPLSPNDLWATVYRHLGIDYNASIIDYTGRPMPILPDGQPISELL from the coding sequence ATGACTGCACAGACTTCTTATTCTGGAAATAACTTCCGATGTGGTGGTCCCGTTTCGCGGCGTGCCTTTTTACAGGCAGGAGCCCTGGGAATTGGTGGTTTTGGGTTGACTGACTTTCTACGACTCAAAGCCGAAGCTGGTCAGACGGTAGGTCCAGATCATCCTGCGGTGATTTTCGTCTGGTTGCCGGGCGGACCTCCCCACATGGAGATGTACGATCTTAAGCCGGAAGCTCCCTCCGATTATCGTGGAGAATATTGGCCGATCAATACCAACGTGCCGGGGCTGGATGTTTGCGAACACATGCCAATGCACGCCCAGTGTGCGGATCGTTATACGATTATCCGTTCAATCTCACACGAATTTGCCGACCACGGGGGCGGTCATAAACGATTTCTGACAGGCCGCAAACCGAAAACGCCGACTGGCTTTGTGAATGATGCTCCGATGATTGGGTCGATTGTTGCCAAAGCGTTCGAGCATCGAAATGTGGGCCTGCCGAATTATGTTTCTGGAACCAATGCCGGGCGAGCGGGGGTCGATACATATAGCTTCGGGGCTGCTTATCTCGGTTCTACTTATGTCCCGTTTAATGTGCCGGGAGATCCGAGTGAGGAAAAATTTGAGATCAAGAATCTCTCGCTCGACAAGCGAATTGCGGATCGACTTGATGATCGGAACATGCTGCTCAACGATATCGACGCGATTCGACGTGAAGTCGATAACAGCGGCATGATGACTTCGATGGACCGGTTTAATGAGCAAGCCGTTAATATGCTGACCAGCCCCAAAGCTCGTGATGCGTTTGATCTGACTCGTGAAGATGACGCTACCCGAGACCGTTACGGACATCACGCCTGGGGTCAACGGGCGTTGATGGCGCGACGACTTGTCGAAGCCGGCTGCACGTTTGTGACAATGGTGATGGAAAACCCATATCAATCCGGCGTGGAGTGGTTAAAGAACGGGACCTATAACTGGGACTCCCATGCGGTCAATTGCCATCTGTTTGATGATACAAAATTACGATTGCCGATTTACGATCGAGCCGTGACTGCTCTGGTCGAAGATTTGTATGCCAGGGGGCTGGATCAGCGTGTGCTTCTGGTGGTGACTGGGGAATTCGGACGAACGCCACGGATATCCCATCGGAAAGGTACTAAGACCGGAGTCGAGCAACCCGGCCGCGATCACTGGCCAGGTGCGATGTCCATGCTGGTTTCCGGCGGAGGTCTGAAAATGGGACAGGTGATTGGCTCAACGAATTCCAAAGGGGAGCACCCTCAGGACCGTCCGCTTTCGCCGAATGATTTATGGGCAACAGTCTACCGGCATTTGGGAATCGATTATAATGCTTCCATCATCGACTATACGGGCCGCCCAATGCCGATTTTGCCAGATGGCCAGCCGATTTCTGAATTGCTGTAA
- a CDS encoding ammonium transporter: MYSAHTLHRFGLAGVVLLLALGVVTPVLTFADEPAPESTSTPLQAGAAEAEIAEEAQAVEFNQADIAWMLTSSALVLMMTGPGLALFYGGLVRKKNVLSVMMQCVAMMGIMSVLWVVVGYSLAFAPDMLGGFVGGFDHVMLKGVLPEWSDSAGEIITPAFGGIPTVLFAVFQMMFFIITPALIVGAFAERMKFSAMALYSILWGLLVYCPIAHWVWSDGGWLCEWNEAAAFPALDFAGGTVVHISSGISALVCCLMIGKRLNFQKEPMPPHNLTYTFIGACLLWVGWFGFNAGSAASANATAVNAFAATHLAASTGLIAWALMEWFTLGRPTILGACSGAVAGLVCITPASGSVAVPGAMVIGLCGGVASFLACTKLKNAMGYDDSLDVFGVHGISGIVGALLTGVFASKSITGARVGLIEGNPGQMVNQAVSIAAAAGLAIVGSIVLLKLIDLTIGLRVSEDSEVRGLDLTEHGEEGYIFL; the protein is encoded by the coding sequence ATGTATAGCGCTCATACATTGCACCGCTTTGGCTTAGCTGGGGTGGTACTATTACTTGCTTTGGGGGTTGTTACCCCCGTTTTAACATTTGCAGATGAACCTGCACCCGAATCGACTTCGACACCGCTCCAGGCTGGAGCAGCCGAAGCGGAGATTGCCGAGGAAGCTCAGGCAGTCGAATTCAACCAGGCCGATATCGCCTGGATGCTCACTTCTTCAGCACTGGTTCTGATGATGACTGGTCCCGGTCTGGCACTGTTTTATGGCGGACTGGTTCGTAAAAAGAATGTCCTGAGCGTGATGATGCAGTGTGTGGCGATGATGGGAATCATGTCTGTCCTGTGGGTCGTGGTTGGTTATTCGTTGGCATTCGCTCCTGATATGCTGGGCGGATTTGTCGGTGGATTTGATCATGTGATGCTCAAGGGCGTTCTGCCGGAGTGGAGTGATTCAGCAGGAGAAATCATCACACCGGCTTTTGGTGGCATTCCCACTGTGCTGTTTGCTGTTTTTCAGATGATGTTCTTTATCATTACACCGGCTTTGATTGTGGGAGCTTTTGCCGAACGAATGAAGTTTTCTGCAATGGCTTTGTATTCTATCCTGTGGGGACTGCTGGTCTATTGCCCAATTGCCCACTGGGTCTGGTCCGATGGCGGCTGGCTATGTGAGTGGAATGAAGCGGCTGCGTTCCCGGCTCTGGATTTTGCTGGTGGAACTGTCGTGCATATCAGTTCGGGGATCTCTGCTCTGGTCTGTTGTTTGATGATCGGTAAACGACTGAACTTCCAAAAAGAGCCGATGCCACCGCATAACTTGACTTACACCTTCATTGGTGCCTGCCTGTTGTGGGTAGGCTGGTTCGGATTTAATGCCGGAAGTGCTGCCTCTGCGAATGCTACGGCAGTGAATGCTTTTGCAGCGACTCATCTGGCGGCTTCGACTGGATTGATTGCCTGGGCGCTGATGGAATGGTTCACACTCGGACGCCCAACCATTCTGGGAGCCTGTTCAGGGGCAGTTGCGGGTTTGGTTTGCATCACACCGGCCAGTGGATCGGTTGCGGTTCCCGGGGCGATGGTCATTGGATTGTGCGGCGGAGTCGCCAGCTTCCTCGCCTGTACGAAACTAAAAAATGCGATGGGTTACGATGATTCACTCGATGTTTTTGGAGTGCATGGCATTTCCGGAATTGTGGGGGCATTGCTGACCGGTGTTTTCGCCTCAAAAAGTATTACTGGTGCCCGTGTCGGTTTGATTGAGGGGAATCCCGGTCAAATGGTCAATCAGGCGGTCAGTATTGCCGCGGCTGCCGGTCTGGCAATTGTTGGTAGCATCGTGCTGCTCAAACTGATCGACTTGACGATCGGATTACGGGTTTCCGAAGATAGCGAAGTTCGTGGACTCGATTTAACAGAGCACGGCGAAGAAGGATATATCTTCCTGTAA
- a CDS encoding P-II family nitrogen regulator, whose translation MKKIEAVIRHFKLEEVKDALTQAGVQGMTVSEVRGFGRQKGHKEQYRGAEYTVDFMPKVKMEVVVDDQTAKTVIDTIIRTARTGQIGDGKIFVTSLDETIRIRTGETGEESI comes from the coding sequence ATGAAAAAAATTGAAGCTGTCATTCGTCACTTCAAACTCGAGGAAGTCAAAGATGCCCTGACTCAGGCAGGAGTTCAGGGGATGACGGTCTCTGAAGTTCGCGGATTTGGTCGACAAAAGGGGCACAAGGAACAGTACCGTGGAGCTGAATATACAGTCGACTTTATGCCAAAGGTCAAAATGGAAGTCGTGGTCGACGATCAGACTGCTAAAACGGTCATTGATACGATCATCCGAACGGCACGAACAGGACAAATCGGAGACGGAAAAATCTTCGTCACCAGTCTGGATGAAACCATTCGAATTCGTACTGGTGAGACTGGTGAAGAATCGATCTAA
- the glnD gene encoding [protein-PII] uridylyltransferase: MSEFLTFKARWQESLSEVVRAYQKQHIEVDLALDQTTRKMDDFIELLIDESLKAIPETSVKSLREDIAILAVGGYGRRQMFPYSDVDLLITYDTHGGAFVEKFSSELVRQCWDSGLKLGQAIRSINDTVSLARDESQVATALIETRLLWGNAALHTRLRARFESWLQKSRRSFLDHCEASRKKEIEETALAVYSLEPDVKRSPGTLRDLQLILWAGFARYEVTGFQALADCGGLKPEVAEFLIETQKYLSTIRMNLHVHAGRSQDVLTRQEQLWLTDQEGISDYQGQRAVERYMQQYFQKADFVARTSRRFIELCKPTTFQERVSARVYRRIIDETYIVLNGRLNVVSHNVKEVISSLESILHAFTIAAEHKVRISSRLIESIRNHVSDLPRDISEEASSQFISLLNRVGSVGTIVRDLYECGILEILIPQFTHARGLLQFNNYHAYTVDEHTFRVLEGLDQLSRESPTKEIVAKLRKPWVLSLAMLIHDLGKGYEQDHSQLGAQIAIKTAARLGLQESDASTIEMLVLEHLSMSLLAFRRDTSDPLVVAEFARTVQEASKLRKLYLLTICDIKAVGPGIWNDWKAQLLAELYERTSLSLSGKFDKPELEQQLKATKEKAIQLYAKSNPSVEDQKRLTSELNEMPDHYLMSASAANIVQDMQIAMRLTDHQLEIIDRYDEETNTLELIILTRQHGTERCFHRMTGVLTAAQMSILTADIYTSGSGFICDRFLVQDNDSPNRPLPGRLDKVREELTKAVERPISFEQLFQKQRRYQTRGDQQPISNQRPHVSMDNDTSRHATIIDVFAHDRPGLLFTLSKAIYDLDLSITLARITTHVDLVVDVFYVTDLNNKKIKEDYVLNAIASRLEHVIDEFDRHGYRLFIS, from the coding sequence GTGTCGGAATTTTTAACATTCAAAGCACGCTGGCAGGAGAGCTTGTCTGAGGTCGTAAGGGCCTACCAGAAGCAGCACATCGAAGTCGATTTGGCGCTTGATCAAACCACGCGAAAGATGGACGATTTCATTGAGTTGCTGATTGACGAATCTCTCAAAGCGATTCCGGAAACCTCTGTCAAATCTTTGCGTGAAGACATTGCGATTCTAGCCGTGGGAGGATATGGCCGTCGGCAAATGTTTCCGTATTCCGATGTCGATCTGCTGATCACCTACGATACCCACGGCGGCGCATTTGTTGAAAAGTTCAGCTCGGAACTTGTACGACAATGCTGGGATTCCGGTTTGAAGCTGGGGCAGGCGATTCGCTCGATTAACGATACCGTTTCGCTGGCTCGCGACGAATCCCAAGTCGCAACTGCTTTGATTGAAACTCGATTACTGTGGGGAAATGCTGCATTGCATACCCGACTCAGAGCACGCTTTGAAAGCTGGCTGCAGAAATCTCGTCGATCATTTCTGGATCATTGCGAAGCATCCCGGAAGAAGGAGATCGAAGAAACAGCACTGGCCGTGTACTCTCTTGAGCCGGATGTCAAACGGTCACCGGGAACACTCAGGGATCTCCAGTTGATTCTCTGGGCCGGATTTGCCCGCTATGAAGTGACCGGATTTCAGGCACTGGCCGATTGCGGGGGATTAAAGCCAGAGGTGGCTGAATTTCTGATCGAAACGCAAAAATACCTTTCGACCATTCGCATGAATTTGCATGTGCACGCAGGTCGCAGTCAGGATGTACTGACTCGACAGGAACAACTCTGGTTGACTGATCAGGAAGGGATCTCTGATTATCAGGGGCAGCGGGCCGTCGAGCGGTATATGCAGCAATATTTTCAGAAAGCCGACTTTGTCGCGAGAACTTCCCGTCGTTTTATAGAACTGTGCAAACCAACCACATTTCAAGAACGGGTTTCTGCGCGAGTTTACCGCCGTATCATTGATGAGACTTACATTGTTTTGAACGGACGATTAAATGTTGTCAGTCACAATGTCAAAGAAGTGATTTCATCACTGGAAAGTATTTTGCATGCGTTTACCATCGCTGCAGAGCATAAAGTGCGAATCTCTTCGAGACTGATTGAATCGATTCGAAATCATGTTTCCGACTTACCCAGAGATATCAGCGAGGAAGCTTCCTCGCAATTCATTTCACTCCTGAATCGCGTCGGCAGCGTTGGGACGATTGTACGCGATCTTTACGAATGCGGCATTCTGGAAATTTTGATCCCTCAATTCACACACGCCCGAGGATTGCTCCAGTTCAATAATTATCATGCCTATACGGTCGATGAGCATACCTTTCGAGTACTCGAGGGATTGGATCAATTATCCCGGGAAAGTCCGACGAAAGAGATTGTTGCAAAACTGCGAAAGCCGTGGGTTTTAAGTCTGGCGATGCTGATACATGATCTGGGGAAAGGCTACGAGCAGGACCACAGTCAACTGGGGGCACAAATTGCGATCAAAACCGCTGCTCGACTGGGGCTCCAGGAAAGCGATGCCAGTACGATCGAGATGCTGGTGCTCGAACATCTAAGTATGTCGCTGCTGGCATTTCGACGTGACACCTCCGATCCTCTCGTTGTCGCTGAATTTGCTCGTACGGTGCAGGAAGCCTCCAAACTGAGGAAACTTTATCTGCTCACGATCTGTGATATTAAAGCCGTCGGCCCGGGAATCTGGAATGATTGGAAAGCGCAATTGCTGGCAGAATTGTACGAGCGGACATCCCTCTCGCTGAGTGGAAAGTTTGATAAACCTGAACTGGAACAACAACTCAAGGCCACAAAAGAAAAAGCCATTCAGTTGTACGCGAAATCCAATCCCAGCGTGGAGGATCAAAAACGACTGACCAGTGAATTGAATGAGATGCCGGATCATTATTTGATGTCAGCCTCGGCCGCAAATATCGTCCAGGATATGCAAATCGCGATGCGACTTACCGATCATCAACTGGAAATTATTGATCGTTATGATGAAGAGACCAATACACTCGAGTTGATCATCCTGACGCGACAGCATGGAACCGAACGTTGTTTTCATCGGATGACGGGAGTGCTGACGGCTGCTCAAATGTCGATTCTAACTGCGGACATTTACACAAGTGGTTCGGGATTCATCTGTGATCGATTCCTGGTACAGGATAACGATTCTCCCAACAGGCCGCTCCCTGGTCGTTTGGACAAAGTCCGTGAGGAATTAACGAAAGCGGTGGAACGCCCGATTTCATTCGAACAGCTTTTTCAAAAGCAGCGTCGTTATCAGACCCGTGGTGATCAGCAGCCGATTTCGAATCAACGTCCACATGTCTCGATGGACAACGACACCTCCCGACACGCGACCATTATCGATGTCTTTGCTCATGATCGGCCCGGCTTATTATTCACATTATCGAAAGCCATTTACGATCTCGATTTGTCCATCACTCTAGCGAGAATTACGACGCACGTAGATCTGGTCGTGGACGTATTTTATGTGACAGACCTCAACAACAAAAAAATTAAAGAGGACTATGTTCTCAATGCAATCGCAAGTCGTCTGGAACATGTCATCGATGAATTTGATCGTCATGGATACCGGTTGTTTATTAGTTAG
- a CDS encoding sugar nucleotide-binding protein yields MNTLIIFGVDTVAGSNLAESFSSSYHVIGICERNAPEIANCEILSGGAVTSQIGKLLDDLKPERLIDASSAGDSAWNPQATVGSEDQCQTSANLATACAERKIPFTLISSDAVLTGPWMFHEESSEECCTSIIGQRLLKLEQHVQAVSPEALIVRTHLFGWCQSTENTGWIEEMLEDMLRGKMNSQWSQPGYATPIIVSEFATILSRAFEENLTGLYHIAGAERVNRIQFARRLAQQFDICWYGSGTNTSHYTDAERRSFGCGESSLQTRAIRRELCVAMPTLAESTQVLCDQSQSVLFPMNREQPVSRAA; encoded by the coding sequence TTGAATACACTCATTATCTTCGGAGTCGACACGGTTGCAGGTTCGAATCTGGCCGAATCGTTCAGTAGCAGTTACCACGTGATTGGAATTTGCGAGCGAAATGCTCCAGAAATTGCGAACTGCGAAATTCTTTCAGGCGGAGCCGTCACAAGCCAAATCGGAAAATTGCTGGATGACTTAAAGCCGGAACGCCTCATCGATGCCTCCAGTGCAGGAGATTCTGCCTGGAATCCTCAGGCAACCGTTGGTTCCGAAGATCAATGTCAGACCTCAGCCAATCTGGCCACTGCCTGTGCCGAACGAAAAATCCCATTCACGCTTATCAGCAGCGATGCCGTGCTGACGGGTCCGTGGATGTTTCATGAAGAATCTTCAGAAGAGTGCTGCACATCCATTATTGGACAACGCCTGCTCAAGCTCGAACAGCACGTCCAAGCGGTTTCGCCTGAGGCATTGATTGTTCGTACGCATTTGTTTGGCTGGTGTCAGTCCACCGAGAACACCGGCTGGATTGAAGAAATGCTCGAAGATATGTTGCGAGGAAAAATGAATTCGCAATGGTCGCAGCCCGGCTATGCGACTCCGATTATTGTTTCCGAATTTGCGACAATTCTGAGTCGTGCCTTTGAAGAAAATCTGACTGGACTGTATCACATCGCAGGAGCGGAGCGAGTCAATCGGATTCAATTTGCACGCCGTCTGGCGCAGCAATTTGATATTTGCTGGTACGGCTCTGGAACGAACACCAGTCATTATACAGATGCAGAACGCCGCAGCTTCGGCTGTGGAGAATCCTCATTACAAACCCGGGCGATTCGCCGTGAACTTTGTGTCGCAATGCCAACCCTGGCAGAATCGACTCAAGTACTTTGCGATCAAAGCCAATCGGTCCTGTTCCCAATGAACCGGGAGCAGCCTGTTAGCCGGGCTGCTTAA